The genomic DNA TGGTCGAACCGGTCGCGACGCTGGATGAGGCCTTGGGCGACTACGCCGGGCGGACGGGGCGGGCGGTGACGCCGCTGCTGACCGGCGCCGGCCGGCGCGACGGACGCCCGCTGCGGGATCTGCGGCGCGAGCTGCAACGGCGGCCGCACATGCTCCTTTTCGGCACCGGCTCGGGGCTCGCTCCCGAGCTGTTCGAGCGGGGCTGGCCGGTCGTGGAGCCGATCGAGGGAACAACAGATTACAACCACCTGTCGGTGCGGGCCGCTTCGGCCATCCTGCTTGACCGGCTGGTGGCCGGATGCAGAAACGACAGTCAGGACATACAAAGAAACGACAAAGCGTCAGCTTGAGGAGGAAGTCATGAATATTGTCGACCGGATCGGCATGGAACAGATGCGCAAGAACATCCCGACTTTCAAGGCGGGAGACACCGTGCGTGTGCACGTCAAGATCACCGAGGGCGACAAGGAGCGGATCCAGGTGTTTCAGGGGGTCTGCATCAAGCGGGTGAACCGCGGCATCGGTTCGACCTTCACTGTCCGCAAGGTTTCCGGCGGCATCGGGGTGGAGCGTGTTTTCCCGCTGCACGCCCCGGTGATCGACAAGATCGAGGTGGTGACCGTCGGCCGCGTGCGTCGCGCCAAGCTCTATTACCTGCGCAACCTGTACGGCAAGGCCGCCCGGATCCGCGAAAAGCGGGTCAACTGAGCAGGCTGCCGACATGAACGAAAAAAGCCCCGCCTTGCAGCGGGGCTTTTTTCGTTCGGCTGACGCCGTAGAATCGTGCCTGGCTTACCCGTGGTGCCCGGCGACACCGGCGGCGGCGATGACGTGGTTGGCCTTGGCCGCCCAGTAGCCGACGGCGATCAGCACATAGATGCCGAGGGCTACCCAGCCGCCCTTGGCGAAGGCCTTGCGGAAGACCGGCCAGTCGACCAGGAACACCAGATAGAAAGCCAGAACCAGAACACAAATTGCCAACAGCATGGCAACCTCCTCTTGCGACGCGGGATCGGTCCGTGTCCCGGCGGGCGGACGCGGAGCCGGATCCGGGTCATTAAATTTTTGCAGATTCTATAACAGGATGTTAAAAATGCCAAAACCTTTTTGCCCCCCCCTGGGCGGGTGTTCGGAGGGAGGAACTGTCGTGACCCTGGATCTTTTTTCCGAAACGGAGGAACATCCCCTCTTTTTCGAACAGCAGGCGGCCCGCCGGGGCTTTCGAACCGTAGCCGGCATTGACGAGGCAGGTCGTGGCCCGCTGGCCGGTCCGGTGGTGGCGGCCGCCGTCGTGCTGCCGGAATCGTTCGATCTGCCCGGCCTGACCGATTCCAAGCAGCTGACGGCCGTCCGGCGGCGGGAACTGTTTTACCTGATCCGCCGTCAAGCCCGCGCCATCGGGGTCGGCATCGTGGACGCCGCCGAGGTCGACCGGCGCAACATCCTTCAGGCCACGCTCGAAGCCATGCGGCTGGCAGTCTGCCGCCTGCGGCAGCCGGCCGATTTCCTGCTGGTCGACGGCATTTCGAAAATCCCCCTCGACCGGCCGCAGCTGACTCTGAAAAAGGGGGATTCCCGCTCCCTGTCGGTCGCTGCCGCTTCGGTGGTGGCCAAGGTGGTGCGGGACCGGATGATGCTCGGCTACGACCGCAAATATCCCGGATACGGCTTCGCCGGCCACAAGGGATACGGCAGCGCCGCCCACCGGCAGGCCATCGCCCGGCTCGGCCCCTGTCCCATCCACCGCAAGACCTTCGCCGGAGTCAGGGAACATGTCACCGCATGAACGGCAGACCCTCGGCAGCTGGGGGGAGCGGATGGCGGCGGCCTATCTGCGGCAAAAGGGGCTGAGGATTCTCTGCACCAACTACCGGACGCCGGTCGGCGAGATCGACCTTGTCGCCCGCAACCGGCGGCACCTGGTCTTCGTCGAGGTCAAGACCCGCCGCGGCACCGGCTACGGCTCGCCCCAAGAGGCGGTGGGCAGCCGCAAGCAGCGGCAGATCATTCGCGCCGCCCAGTGGTACATCAACGACCGCGGCGCTTCGGGGCTGCAGCCGCGTTTCGATGTGGTGGCGGTTTTGCGTTTCGGCGACGGGGCGCGCATCGAGCACATCGAGAACGCCTTCGGGCTGCCCGCCTGAGGCGGACTCGACAGCGACCGGATGATGGCCTATGCTTTGACCTGATTCAGGTTGACCTGGTTCAGGTCGGCGACAGGGATGGCGACAATGAAGGAACTGAGCGAGAAATTCACCGATTTCGGCCTGTTGCGGCTTGCGGTCGGCTCTCCCGAGCTGAAAGTGGCCGATCCCGGGTTCAACGTCGAACAGATGATTGAGCTTGCCCGACGGGCAAAAGAACGGGGCTGCCAGCTGCTGCTGCTGCCCGAGCTTTGCCTGACCGGCTACAGCTGCGGCGACCTCTTCTACCAGCCGGCCCTGCAGCGGGCGGCCGAGGTCGGCCTGCTCGAGCTGGCCGGCCTGAGCCGTGAACTCGACCTGCCGCTGGTGGTCGGTCTGCCGGTGGCGATCGATGGCCGGCTCTACAACTGCGCCGCCTTTCTGGCCGGCGGGCGCGTCTGCGGCCTGGTTCCCAAGACCCACCTGCCCAACAGCGCCGAATTCTACGAAGAACGCTGGTTCTCCGCCGCCGACAGGCTGACCGTGGCCGAGGTGGTCGTCGGCGGAACGAGTGTTCCCGTCGGCCGCGACCTGCTCTTTGCCGCCGACAACCATCCCTGCTGTCTGGTTGGCATCGAGATCTGCGAAGACCTCTGGTCGGTCGAGCCGCCTAGCGGTCGGCAAGCCGCCGCCGGCGCCGCCCTGCTGCTCAACCTGTCGGCCAGCCCCGAGGTGCTCGGCAAGCAGGGCTATCGCCGGCAGCTGGTCGCTTCCCAGTCGGCCCGCTGCCTAGCAGCCTATGCCTATGCTTCGGCGGGGCCGGGCGAGTCGAGCACCGATCTGGTTTATGCCGGCCACAGCCTGATCGCCGAAAACGGCCAGATTCTGGCCGAGACCGAACGCTTCCTTTTCGACAGCCAGCTGGCCGTCGCCGACATCGACCTGGCGCGGCTGCAGCTCGAACGGCAGCGCAACACCAGTTTCGCCGATGCCGACAGCGACGATTTCCGAGTGATTTCCTTTTCCCTCGGCCGGGCCTGCGCCGAAAGCCTGCTGCGGCCGATCCCGCGGCGGCCCTTCGTGCCCGAGGCGGACCGGGAGCGGGACGAGCGCTGCGAGGAGATTTTCGCCATCCAGACCACCGGCCTGGCCCGGCGGCTGCGGCACACCGGCAGCCGGCAGGTTGTGATCGGAGTCTCCGGCGGCCTTGATTCGACCCTGGCGCTGCTGGTGGCGATCCGCGCCTTCGACCGGCTCGGACTGCCGCGCTCCGGCATCCTGGCGGTAACCATGCCCGGTTTCGGCACCACCGAGCGCACGCGCTGCAACGCCGGCAAGCTGGCGGAACTGCTCGGGACGACACTGAAAGTGGTGCCGATCCACGCCAGTGTGCGGCAGCATTTCGCCGACATCGGCCACGACGAGAGCCGCCACGACATCACCTACGAGAACGCCCAGGCCCGCGAACGGACCCAGATCCTGATGGACCTGGCCAACCAGGTCGGCGGCCTGGTCATCGGCACCGGCGACCTGTCGGAGCTGGCCCTGGGCTGGGCAACCTACAACGGCGACCACATGTCGATGTACGCGGTCAACGTCGGCGTTCCCAAGACCCTGGTCCGCTACCTGGTCGACTGGTGCGCCGAGCGGGTTTTCGACGGGGAAACCCGCGCCGTGCTGCACGACGTGAGCGCCACCCCGGTGTCACCGGAACTGCTGCCGCCGGACGCCAACGGCGATATCGGCCAGAAGACGGAAGAGACCGTCGGGCCCTACGAGCTGCACGATTTTTTCCTCTATCACGCGGTGCGCCTGCACTATCCGCCGGCCAAGATTTTCGCCTTCGCCTGCCAGGCCTTTGCCGGCAGCTACCGGCGGGACGAGATTCTCCGCTGGCTCAGGGTCTTCTTCCGGCGCTTCTTCAGCCAGCAGTTCAAGCGTTCCTGCCTGCCCGACGGCCCCAAGGTCGGCAGCGTTGTGCTGTCGCCGCGCGGCGACTGGCGGATGCCGTCGGATGCTTCGTCGGCGTTGTGGCTGGCGGAATTGGAGGAGATTGAGAATTTCGGTGGCCTTGCATCCGAACCTTTTTGAGCAGCCTGGTCTGTCGATAATCTTGGTCGCAGATTGAATAACCGCTATCCAGTAGGGGCGCGATTTGTCGCCCCTGCGAACGGGCTCCACCCCATGCTCTATCTTGTCGCCACGCCGATCGGCAATCTCGAGGACATGACCTTCCGGGCCGTGCGCATTCTGCGCGAGGTCGATCTCATCGCCTGCGAGGATACCCGCCACAGCCGCAAGCTGCTGGAGCATTTCGACATCGCCACGCCGCTGACTTCCTTTCACGAGCACAACGAGCGGGACAAGGGGGAGAAGCTGCTGGCCGAGCTGCGTTCGGGCCGGAAGCTGGCCCTGATCAGCGATGCCGGCACGCCGGCGATCAGCGATCCGGGCTACCGCCTGGTGCGGCGCTGCCACGAGCTGGGTATCGTGGTTACCATCGTGCCCGGCGCCCAGGCGGCGGTCAGTGCCCTGGCGGTCAGTGGTCTGCCGACCGACCGGTTTGCCTTCGAGGGCTTTCTGCCGGCGAAGTCCGCCGCCCGCCGGAAGCGGCTGCGGCAGCTGCTTCCGGAAAGCAGGACACTGGTCTTTTACGAGGCGCCGCACCGGTTGGCGGCCAGCCTGCGCGACCTGGCCGAACTCTGTCCGGAGCGGGAACTGGTGGTGGTGCGGGAGCTGACCAAGCTGCACGAGGAGATCTGCCGCGGTTCGGCAGGCGAGCTGGCCGAACGCTGGCGGACGGAAAAGGTACGCGGCGAGGTGGTGCTGCTGGTGGCGCCGGGCGAGGGAGAGCGGCCCGAGATCGATCTGCCGACCGCCTTGCGGCGGGAACTGGCGGCCGGCCGCCCGATACGCGAGGTCAGTCGGGAGTTGGCTGCGGCCTACGGGATGTCCGGCAGCGAGGTCTACCGGTTGGCCCAGCGGCTGAAGGATGAAGGCAGCGACTGATCAATCAGCGGACAGAAAAATCGCCGAAGGCTTCCGTCGCCTCCTGCCACTGAACAGTGACGTCGCTGACACAGGCGGCCGGCGGTCCCTGCCGGCACCAGGCGATCAGCTCTTCCAGGGCCGTCGTCTCCCCTTCGGCGACGGCTTCGACCCGACCGTCGGCCAGGTTGCGCACCCAGCCGGCCAGCCCGAGCTGTCGGGCCTTCTCCTGGGTGCTCGCCCGGTACCAGACGCCCTGAACCTTGCCGGAAATCAGCAGGTGAACCTGTTTCTTCTCGTTCATTCCAGCTCCTCGATGCGTTGCAGAAATTCCGCCTCGCTGATGATCTCGATGCCGAGCTGAAGGGCCTTTTCCAGCTTGCTGCCGGCGTCCTGCCCGGCGACGACGGTGTCGGTCCTGCGGCTCACCGAGCCGGCGGCCTTGCCTCCCAGCCGCTCCACCATCTGCTGTGCTTCCCGGCGTTTCAGCTTTTCCAGACTGCCGGTAAAGACATAGATCTTGCCGGCCAGCGGGCCGGCATCGGCCGCCACTTCTTCCACCGGTTGCGGTTCGACGCCCAGCTGTCGCAGCTGTTCGAGAATCTCGCGGTTGCGCGGCGAGGCAAAGAAGGCGCGCAGACTTTCGGTGACGCGCGGTCCGATTTCGTGAATGGCGAGCAGGGTCTCCTCGGCGGCGGCGGCCAGGGCTTCGAGAGTCGGAAAGTGGCGGGCCAGCAGTCGGGCCAGGTGGCTGCCGACATGGCGGATGCCGAGGGCGAAGAGGAAGCGGTCGAGGGGGCGTTTCCGGCTGATGTCGATCGCCCGCAGCAGCTTGTCGGCCGACTTTTCCCCCATCCGCTCCAGCGGCAGCAGATCGTCGCGGGTCAGCCGGTAGAGATCGGCGACGCTTGCCACCAGCCCCTTGTTCAGCAGCTGGTCGATGGTCCGTTCGCCGAGACCGTCGATGTCCATCGCCTGGCGTGAGGCGAAATGCCGGATCGCTTCCTTCAGCCGCGCCGGGCAGGCCAGGCCCTGGCAGCGGGGGACGACCTCGTCCTGCAGGCGGGCGACGGGAGAGCCGCAGGCGGGGCAGCTGTCGGGCGGGTCGACCAGCCGTTCGCTTCCCGTACGTCGGTCGGTCAGCACCTTGACCACGTCGGGGATGACATCGCCGGCGCGTTCGACCACCACCGTGTCGCCGACGCGGATGTCGAGTCGGGCGATCTCGTCCCAGTTGTGCAGGCTGGCGCGGGAGACGGTGACACCGCTGACCTCGACCGGCTTCAGCACGGCGACCGGCGTCAGGGCGCCGGTGCGGCCGACCTGGACGCGGATCTCCTCTACGGTCGTCGTTGCCTGGCGCGGCGGAAATTTCATTGCGATGGCCCAGCGCGGTGTGCGGCTCTTGGCTCCAAGTTGCCGTTGCAGGGCACGGTCGTTGACCTTGACCACCATGCCGTCGATTTCGAAGGGGAGCTGCTCGCGCTGCTCCAGCAGTTCCCGGTAGCAGGCGATCACCTCGTCGGCGCCGCGGGCCAGGCGGGTTCCCGCGACGTTGGTGCGCAGTCCCCACTGCCGGAATCTCTCCAGCAGCTGCTGCTGGCTGGCGATCTCCTCGCCGACGAGTCGGCCGACTCCATAGCAGAAGATGCGCAGCGGCCGTTTGGCGGTCTGGCGCGGGTCGAGCTGACGCAGGCTGCCGGCGGCGGCGTTGCGCGGATTGGCGAACGCCGCTTCGCCCTCTTCCTCGCGCCGGCGGTTGAAACGGCGGAAGTCCTCGAGTTCGATGTAGACTTCGCCACGCACGTCGACCAATTCGGGACAGGGGCGGTTCAGGCGCAGCGGCACGCTGCCGATGGTGCGCAGGTTGTCGGTGATCTCCTCGCCGACGGTGCCGTCGCCCCGGGTCGAGCCGACGGCGAGAACGCCGTCCTGGTAGGTCAGCTCGACGGCGACGCCGTCCAGCTTCATTTCGCACAGGTAGGTGACCGGCTCGTCGCTGCCCAGGGCGCGGCGGACGCGGGCGTCGAATTCGATAAACTCCTCTTCGTCGAGGGCGTTTTCCAGCGAAAGCATCGGTTCGGCGTGCCGGACCTGCCTGAAGGACGCGAGCGGCGGCGCGCCGACCCGGCGCGACGGCGAGTCGGGGGTGGCCAGTTCGGGCCATTCCTTCTCCAGCGCCAGCAGCTCGCGAAACATCCGGTCGTATTCGGCGTCGGAAATCTCCGGCCGGTCGAGCACGTGGTAGAGATGACTGTGTCGGTGCAGCTCGTCGGCGAGCTGCCGGTGGCGGCGTCTGGCTTCGGTTGCGTCCATGTCTGGCTCCCCGGAAATCGGCCCGCGTTCGGCGCGGCAGTTCGGCTTATACCACAGGCGCGTCCGATTGCCAACTGCCTGAAAATAGGTTAAACTCCGCCTTTAGATGCTGCCGGAGTTCGCATGACCGAAGACCAGTACTGGCGCCTGGGGGCGCTTGCCATTCTTTTTCTGTTTTCCGCCTTCTTTTCCGGTTCGGAAACGGCCCTGACCGCCATAGACCGGGTGCGGATCCATTACCTCGTCGAGAAACAGCAGCGCGGAGCCAGGCGGCTGGAGAAGCTCCTTGCCCAGCCCGACCGGCTGCTCTCGGCCATTCTCATCGGCAACAATCTGGTCAATATCGCCGCCTCGGTCTTCGCCACCACCCTTTTCGTCGCCTGGTTCGGCGACCAGCGTGGCGAGCTGGCGACCATCCTGATCCTGACGCCGCTGCTGCTTTTGCTGGCCGAGGTCTGTCCCAAAACCTACGCCAAACGGAATCCGGAGCGGGTCGCCTTTTGGGTGCTGCAGCCGATCATCGTCGTCATGTGGCTGCTCACTCCGCTGGTTGGCCTGGTGACCTTTGTTTCCGGGCTGCTGACCCGGCTGGTGCCGCAGGAAGCTGAGCAGCCGGTGATTTCGGGCGACGAGATTCGCGCCATGATCAACGTCGGCGAGAAGGTCGGCGTGGTGGCTGAAGAGCAGCACCGCATGCTGCACGGCATCTTCGAGCTGGCCGAAATCAGCGTTCGCGACGTCATGATTCCGCGCACCGAGGTGATCGGCATCGAGGCGGGGGCCAGCTTCGAGGAGGTGTTGCGCATCGTCCAGGAATCGAAGCATTCACGCTTTCCGGTCTACGAGGGGGACCTGGACCACGTCCGCGGCATCATTCACTCCAAGGAGATTCTCGACTACGTGCATCGTCCCGAGGATTTCTCCCTGCCCCGGCTGGCGCGGCGTCCCTTCTTCGTTCCCGAGTCGACGCCCATCGAGGCCCTGCTCCATTCTTTCCGCAAGCGGCGCGTCCACCTGGCCATGGTGGTCGACGAGTACGGCGGTGTGGAGGGAATCGTCACCCTGGAGGACGTGGTCGAGGAGATCGTTGGCGAGATCCAGGACGAGTACGACGAGGACGAGGTGTTGATCCGGCAGTTGGAGCCGGATCGCTACCTGGTCGACGCCAGCGCCTCCATCCGGCTGATCAACCGCCGCTTCGACCTGCGGCTGTCGGAGCGGCACGCCACCACCATGGCCGGATTCGTCCTGCGTATGCTGGGCGAAATCCCCCGGGAGGGGGATGTCTGCCGGGCCGACGGCGTGGAGCTGGTAGTGCGCAAGATGGACCAGCAGCGCATCGAAGAGCTCGAGATGCGCATCCTCGATGCGTCCGAACAGGTTGGCTCCTGAGTTTTTCGCTTCTTTGTGCTTCCTGTCGGCGGACTGGTATGGTGGAAATGGCCCCAAGGCAGCGGTCCCACTTCTCTTTCCACTTCTGGACATGAATTCGACATACGACTTCCTCGTTTTCGGGTCGTTCCCACTGGAATGACACCCACCGTCGAATCGTCTAAACCCTTAAAAAATTGTCAAATTCCCTTGACACCCTGGTTGACGGCCAGTATATTTCGACCAAGGTGGGAAAAAGTGCCAGAAAAGGCCAGAAGGTGTCATGGTCAATTTCACGGGGAAATATTTCAACAGCATCGACGCCAAGGGGCGGGCGATTATCCCGGCCAGATTCCGGGAGGAACTGGCCCGCGCCTACGACGACGATCGGCTGGTGGTGACCGAAGGGGATGGCGGCCTCGACTGCTATCCCGTTCCCCAGTGGAAGGAGATAGTCGCGCGGATCGATGCGCTGGAGCCGGGGCAGTTCAAGGACGACCTCTACATGACCACGGTTTCGCCGGCGATCGAATGCAGTTTCGACAGGCAGGGGCGGATTCAGCTGACACCGGCCCTGCGTGAACATGCGGGTCTGGTGGGGGAGACGCGGGAATTCGTGGCGATCGGGGTCAGTAACAAGATTCGCATCATGACCCGGCAGCAGCATGCCGACCAGCGTGCCCAGGCGCAGGAGCGGCTGCGCCAGAATCCCCAGGCCCGGTACAACCTCGGTCTTTGATTCCTGATGACGGCGGACTTTACGCACCGGCCGGTGATGCCGCAGGAGGTTCTCGAACTGCTGGCGCCGCGGCCCGGCGGCACCTATCTCGACGGTACCGTCGGCGGCGGCGGTCATGCCCGGCTGATTCTCGAGGCAAGTTGCCCCGACGGGCGCTTGGTCGGTCTCGATCGCGACGCCGAGGCGCTGGCGGCGGCACATCGTACCCTCGCCCCCTTCGGCGGGCGGGTCTCGCTGGTTCGCTCGGCCTTCGCCGATTTCGAGACGGTGCTCGACCGGCTCGGGATCGATCGGCTCGACGGCATGCTGCTCGACCTCGGGGTGTCGTCCCACCAGCTCGACAGCGCCGAGCGCGGCTTCTCCTTTCGCCGTGACGGCCCGCTCGACATGCGGATGAACCGCGACGAGGGGGAGACGGCGGCCGAGGTGCTGGCCAGCCGCAGTGCCGACGAGCTGGCCCGGATCTTCCGCGAGTACGGCGAAGAGCGCTACGCCCGCCGGATCGCCAGGCGGATCGTCGCCGAGCGACAGGTCGCCGAACTGCGGACGACGCGCCAGCTGGCCGAGCTGGTGGCGCAGGTGGTGCCCCCCTCGCGGGACAGCCGGCGCATTCACCCGGCTACCCGGGTCTTCCAGGCGTTGCGCATCGCCGTCAACGGCGAGCTCGAGCAGGTGGAGCAGGGGGTGCGGCGCGGCATCGGGCGGCTGCGGCCCGGCGGCCGCCTGGTGGTCATCAGTTTTCATTCCCTGGAAGACCGGCTGGTCAAGCGGATCTTCCGGGATGCGGCCCGCGGCTGCATCTGTCCGCCGCGGCTCCCGGTCTGCCAGTGCGGCCGGGTACCTGAAGTGAGGTTGCTGACCCGCAGGGCGCTGCGGCCCTCGGCGACCGAAATTGAAGCGAACGTACGCTCCCGCAGCGCGGTGCTGCGGGCTGTCGAACGGCAGGGATGACGCTGCCGTGGAGGGATGCATGGCTGATCAGCTGACTCGGTCCATACCCAAGGTAAATGGATTCAGCCTGCAGCGGCCCAGCCTGTTGCCGCTCTTCCTCTTTCTCGGGCTGGTCCTGGTTGTTGCGCTCTTCTTCGTCTGGACCCGCCTGCAGGTGGTCAATCTCGAATACGACATCTCCCGGCTCGAGGGGCAGTTGCGGCATCTGCGGCAGCAGTCCCGCCAGCTGAAGCTGGAGGCGGCGAGCCTGAGCCGGCCGGATCGCATCGAGGCTCTGGCCCGGAAGGAGTTGAAGCTCGGGTTCCCCGGGCCGCAGCAGATCATTCCGGTTCGCTGATGAAACGGCCGGGTGACGGGAACCACTGGCGCATCCGGGGATTCGGGCTGCTGTTCGTGCTGGCTTTTGTCGCGGTGGCGTCCCGGGCCTGGTACCTGCAGATTCACTGTCGTGACCAGTGGCTGAAGAGGGCCGAGAACCAGCATCAGAAGGTCATTCCCCTGACGCCGCAGCGGGGAGCGATCTACGACCGCAACGGAGAGGAGCTGGCGCTGAGCATCGAGGTCGATTCCATCTACGTCAATCCCTACCAGGTCAAGGACGTTGCGGCGACCGCCCGGCGGCTTGCCCCGCTGGTCGGGATGCGGGAAAAGGCGGTGTGGGCCAAGCTGGGTAGCAAAAGACGCTTCGTCTGGCTCAAGCGCCAGGTGTCGCCGGTCGAGAGCCGTCGGGTGCGCAGCCTGAAGCTGCCAGGCATCCATTTCATCAAGGAGCACAAGCGCTACTATCCGAACGGCTCGCTCGGGGCACAGGTGATCGGTTTCACCGGCCTTGACCCGCACGGGCTCGAGGGGCTGGAGCTGGCCTACGACAGCGTGGTGCTCGGCGAGGGCGGCTACCTGATCACCGAGCGGGACAACCTCGGACGCGGCATCGCCGGTGACGAGGGGGCGGTCAACGGCGCCAGCAACGGCGGCTCCCTCTACCTGACGCTGGACAAGAACATTCAGTATATCGCCGAGAAGGAACTGGCGGCGGCGGTCAAGGCCCTGCAGGCCAGGGCGGGCACGGTGGTGGTGCTCGACCCGCAGACGGGAGCGGTGCTGGCGATGGCCAGCCAGCCCGATTTCAATCCCAACGCCTTCAACCGCTACGGTCCGCAGAACTATCGCAATCGGGCCGTCGCTGACGCCTTCGAGCCCGGTTCGACCCTCAAGACCTTCCTGCTGGCGGCGGCTCTCGACAAGGGGGTGGTCGGGCCGAAGGACCGGGTCTACTGCGAGAAGGGGAGCTACCGGGTCGGCGGCAAGGAGATTCACGACCATCATCCCTACGGCTGGCTGACGGTCGGCGAGGTGCTCAAATACAGCTCCAACATCGGCGCGGCCAAGATCGGCAAGGCCCTGGAGCGGAAGCGTTTCTACCGGGCCCTGCGCGATTTCGGATTCGGCAGCCGCACCGGCATCGGCCTGCCGGGCGAAGCCGAGGGCAAGTTGCGGCCGCCGGAGGACTGGTTCGAGGTCGACCTGGCCGCCATC from Geothermobacter ehrlichii includes the following:
- the ftsL gene encoding cell division protein FtsL; protein product: MADQLTRSIPKVNGFSLQRPSLLPLFLFLGLVLVVALFFVWTRLQVVNLEYDISRLEGQLRHLRQQSRQLKLEAASLSRPDRIEALARKELKLGFPGPQQIIPVR
- a CDS encoding penicillin-binding protein, whose product is MKRPGDGNHWRIRGFGLLFVLAFVAVASRAWYLQIHCRDQWLKRAENQHQKVIPLTPQRGAIYDRNGEELALSIEVDSIYVNPYQVKDVAATARRLAPLVGMREKAVWAKLGSKRRFVWLKRQVSPVESRRVRSLKLPGIHFIKEHKRYYPNGSLGAQVIGFTGLDPHGLEGLELAYDSVVLGEGGYLITERDNLGRGIAGDEGAVNGASNGGSLYLTLDKNIQYIAEKELAAAVKALQARAGTVVVLDPQTGAVLAMASQPDFNPNAFNRYGPQNYRNRAVADAFEPGSTLKTFLLAAALDKGVVGPKDRVYCEKGSYRVGGKEIHDHHPYGWLTVGEVLKYSSNIGAAKIGKALERKRFYRALRDFGFGSRTGIGLPGEAEGKLRPPEDWFEVDLAAISFGQGMTATPLQIATAMAAIANGGYLMRPYIVERVVDGYGQTVESHGPSIVRRVISERTADTVRRMLEMAVEKGGTGTLAAVPGFKVAGKTGTAQKVDPVAGGYAVDRYVASFVGFVPAEEPKLVILVLIDEPKGKSYGGLVAAPVFSRIASQALAQLKVAPKRPVRDRRLRPLPQLARNRMPALPVASVAGGSDGAPLMPDFTGMSYRQVLQTMERTGLNVSLRGSGRVVEQFPLPGRAVPLGSETWVRLSQPFGQNL